A part of Candidatus Thorarchaeota archaeon genomic DNA contains:
- a CDS encoding polysaccharide deacetylase family protein produces the protein MVRLHRTPFTTILRNMFEVLEAHHARFAFPVVAAVARMRPELIREILEAGHEVASHGYNHVRYPQMSPEKRKRDLALSLQSLRRLGATVKGFRAPYDNYTDDMPEMLSVSGLAWDGGFGYRPEHRDKSEPFKVSITGGQTGTTFIPLSVWSDDLMIDTLGWRPGQVTKQLGREVQRAAEHGGVLMFDLHPIRIGQREYVGCLDATLELAMHLGAWCPTPAEAVEYWNKHRRWKSDSSFCLLLTGDIDNWTFADYVRRTLWQRALSQNQT, from the coding sequence ATGGTCCGTCTTCACCGGACACCATTCACCACGATACTGAGGAACATGTTCGAGGTGCTAGAAGCTCACCATGCACGGTTCGCGTTTCCAGTGGTTGCTGCAGTTGCAAGAATGAGACCTGAGCTGATCAGGGAGATACTGGAGGCAGGTCATGAGGTCGCGAGTCATGGCTACAATCATGTCAGGTACCCCCAGATGTCACCCGAGAAGAGAAAGAGAGATTTGGCACTGAGCCTCCAGTCGTTGAGAAGACTGGGTGCGACCGTGAAGGGGTTTCGCGCACCATATGACAACTACACCGATGACATGCCGGAGATGCTCAGTGTCAGTGGACTAGCATGGGACGGAGGATTCGGCTATCGGCCAGAACACCGGGACAAGAGTGAACCGTTCAAGGTGAGTATCACTGGCGGGCAGACTGGAACAACGTTCATCCCGTTGAGTGTCTGGAGTGACGACCTTATGATAGACACATTGGGCTGGCGGCCCGGACAGGTGACCAAGCAGCTGGGCAGAGAGGTGCAGAGAGCGGCCGAGCACGGGGGCGTCCTGATGTTCGACCTGCACCCGATAAGGATTGGGCAGAGAGAGTACGTGGGTTGTCTCGACGCGACACTTGAACTGGCAATGCATCTTGGTGCATGGTGTCCAACACCTGCAGAGGCTGTGGAATACTGGAACAAGCATCGTCGATGGAAGAGTGACAGCAGTTTCTGTCTGCTGTTGACAGGCGACATTGACAACTGGACCTTCGCAGACTACGTACGGAGGACCCTTTGGCAGAGGGCCCTATCTCAGAATCAGACGTGA
- a CDS encoding acyltransferase, producing the protein MGKTLGRLLRILAWLAPVYQFRASAHRKCGVKIGKGVFMGYMVHIDSEHPELVEIGDWVSIGPGVKIMAHSGASPFHQRTGSYSEPPAKVIVEDGAWIATGAIILPGVRIGRGAIVAAGAVVSRDVPPMTLVAGNPARAVQKLEVRRSGHQASSQGSS; encoded by the coding sequence ATGGGAAAGACACTCGGAAGACTGTTGAGGATACTGGCGTGGCTGGCCCCTGTCTATCAGTTCAGGGCGTCGGCACACAGGAAGTGCGGGGTCAAGATTGGAAAGGGCGTCTTCATGGGGTACATGGTGCACATAGACAGTGAGCATCCCGAACTCGTAGAGATTGGAGACTGGGTCTCAATAGGGCCGGGCGTGAAGATAATGGCGCACTCTGGAGCAAGTCCGTTTCACCAGAGGACAGGGTCCTATAGCGAACCCCCTGCCAAGGTCATAGTGGAGGATGGAGCATGGATAGCGACAGGGGCCATCATCCTCCCGGGAGTGAGAATCGGAAGAGGTGCAATAGTGGCCGCAGGGGCCGTTGTCAGCAGAGATGTCCCTCCGATGACACTTGTGGCAGGTAATCCTGCACGGGCGGTTCAAAAGCTTGAGGTCAGACGTTCTGGCCATCAAGCTTCTTCGCAAGGGTCTTCCTGA
- a CDS encoding acyl carrier protein, whose amino-acid sequence MSSNLDRLDEIISKVLLVRKDEISDNLRRKEHEAWDSMAHVVLVSEIESEFGVFFQDEEVVEILTVGDLRKTLAKKLDGQNV is encoded by the coding sequence ATGAGCAGTAATTTGGACCGCCTCGATGAGATAATCTCAAAGGTCCTTCTTGTCAGGAAGGATGAGATCTCCGACAACCTGAGGCGAAAGGAACACGAGGCGTGGGACTCCATGGCCCATGTTGTGCTCGTGAGCGAGATTGAGAGTGAGTTTGGGGTGTTCTTTCAAGACGAAGAGGTTGTCGAGATACTTACGGTCGGCGACCTCAGGAAGACCCTTGCGAAGAAGCTTGATGGCCAGAACGTCTGA
- a CDS encoding HAD-IIIC family phosphatase has translation MTTSARTINEILETVRASPTYLNLWSAFKRIQGMALPPPDDPQRTVRIAVIGSSTLEPLAACLDTLLRLEGFHPVTLVGGFNTYRQEALSSNSVLTEHRPDVVILNVDLWSMLDRAFISECVKMSPDMRLELVRKCVDELTVIAKALVQNLSATVLLSNFIVPVFTPFGIADNKLRSGLRELFTEANRALAEAFLNEGRVLVVDLDSIASDFGKSRVVNWNTWYRGTIPYGEDFTVHLAREYTRYFRALKGRSKKCIVLDLDNTLWGGIIGEDGFEGIKLGNTSPGLEYVDFQRALLSLYNRGVILAVDSKNNPEDAMKVIREHPYQVLREEHFAALRINWQSKVQNIVELAEEIGIGLDSMVFIDDNPHERELVRQGCPDVMVVDLPKNPHLYRATIEQLSVFDVLAITKEDLERGSMYAGRRKRTELESQSASLEEFLRTLELKVHIKRADAFTTPRIVQLINKTNQFNVTTRRYTEVEVRSMSSSADSIVYGMSVTDRFGDEGLVGVGILKKRDNRWWIDSFLMSCRVIGRSVETALLVKMVSDAQAQGATEVYGEFIPTKKNAPAKDFFEQHGFELVSADDKGTRVFVLRLTEKKLAVPEWIQLIEE, from the coding sequence TTGACGACTTCAGCCAGGACCATCAATGAGATACTTGAGACAGTACGTGCGAGTCCAACATATCTGAATCTCTGGAGCGCATTCAAGAGAATTCAGGGTATGGCTCTTCCTCCTCCCGATGACCCGCAGAGAACAGTCCGAATTGCTGTGATAGGCTCCTCCACGCTTGAACCTCTGGCAGCCTGTCTGGACACACTGCTCCGACTGGAAGGTTTCCACCCAGTCACTCTGGTTGGAGGCTTCAATACGTACCGGCAGGAGGCACTGAGTTCTAACTCGGTGCTGACTGAGCACCGCCCTGATGTGGTCATTCTGAATGTGGACCTGTGGTCAATGCTCGACAGGGCCTTCATATCCGAGTGCGTCAAGATGAGCCCAGATATGCGTCTGGAACTCGTACGAAAGTGTGTTGATGAGCTCACTGTCATAGCAAAGGCTCTTGTGCAGAACTTGTCGGCGACTGTCCTCCTGAGCAACTTCATCGTGCCCGTCTTCACACCCTTTGGGATTGCAGACAACAAACTGCGCAGTGGACTTCGTGAACTCTTCACTGAGGCTAATCGAGCTCTAGCCGAGGCCTTTCTTAACGAGGGCCGAGTGCTTGTCGTCGATCTCGACAGCATAGCCAGTGACTTTGGCAAGTCTCGGGTGGTCAACTGGAATACGTGGTACCGCGGGACAATCCCGTACGGCGAGGACTTCACAGTGCATCTCGCTCGCGAGTACACGCGTTATTTCCGGGCGCTCAAGGGCCGGTCAAAGAAGTGCATTGTGCTGGACCTGGACAACACACTCTGGGGTGGCATAATTGGCGAGGATGGATTCGAGGGGATAAAGCTAGGGAACACCTCCCCCGGTCTGGAGTATGTCGATTTTCAGCGCGCACTGCTGAGTCTGTACAACCGAGGAGTCATACTCGCAGTCGACAGCAAAAACAACCCTGAGGATGCCATGAAGGTCATTCGTGAACATCCATATCAGGTGTTGCGAGAGGAGCACTTTGCAGCACTGAGAATCAACTGGCAGAGCAAGGTACAGAATATTGTGGAGCTCGCCGAAGAGATAGGCATAGGGCTGGACAGCATGGTGTTCATTGATGACAACCCTCACGAACGTGAGCTTGTCCGACAGGGCTGTCCGGATGTTATGGTGGTGGACCTTCCAAAGAACCCTCACCTCTACCGTGCTACGATTGAGCAGCTGAGTGTATTTGACGTGCTGGCCATCACCAAAGAGGACCTTGAACGTGGTTCGATGTATGCAGGTCGGCGCAAGAGGACCGAGTTGGAAAGCCAGTCCGCCTCACTTGAGGAGTTCCTTCGCACGCTGGAACTCAAGGTACACATCAAGAGGGCCGATGCGTTCACGACTCCGCGAATAGTCCAGCTGATTAACAAGACGAACCAGTTCAACGTGACTACAAGGCGCTACACCGAAGTGGAAGTGCGTTCCATGAGCAGTTCAGCTGACAGCATAGTATATGGCATGTCGGTGACTGACCGGTTCGGCGACGAAGGGCTTGTCGGAGTTGGAATTCTCAAGAAGAGGGACAATCGCTGGTGGATAGACTCGTTTCTCATGAGCTGCAGGGTCATCGGTCGGTCTGTGGAGACCGCCCTCCTTGTGAAGATGGTGTCCGATGCTCAGGCACAGGGTGCAACAGAGGTGTATGGCGAGTTCATTCCCACCAAGAAGAACGCTCCGGCCAAGGACTTCTTTGAGCAGCACGGCTTCGAACTGGTGTCAGCAGACGACAAGGGCACTAGAGTATTCGTGCTGCGTCTGACCGAGAAGAAGCTCGCAGTCCCAGAATGGATTCAGTTGATTGAGGAATGA